In a genomic window of candidate division WOR-3 bacterium:
- a CDS encoding branched-chain amino acid ABC transporter permease: MSYFLQQLINGIQLGFVYALIALGYTMVYGIVRLINFAHGDVFMVGAYLGFFALTSWHLPFPVAIIVAMVGCALLGIFIERVAYKPLRRAARISALITAIGVSLFLEYFSSLRFVFGPYFRAYPRPFPIRTFTIAGITISNMQIIVLAVALLLMIGLTIFVNRTKTGLAMRAVSFDHDTARLMGINVDNIISITFGIGAALAGAGGVLYGIAYPQIHPFMGIMPGLKAFVAAVLGGIGIIPGALLGAIIMGIVEKLTEVYISSTLRDAAAFGILILVLLIRPSGILGKKRDEKV; this comes from the coding sequence TTGTCATATTTTTTGCAACAGCTGATAAACGGAATTCAGCTCGGCTTCGTATATGCCCTGATCGCACTTGGTTACACCATGGTATACGGCATTGTCCGCCTGATAAATTTCGCCCACGGTGATGTATTCATGGTTGGTGCCTATCTGGGATTCTTTGCACTTACCTCCTGGCATTTGCCCTTCCCTGTTGCAATTATTGTGGCAATGGTTGGGTGTGCACTCCTAGGCATCTTTATCGAACGAGTTGCCTATAAACCACTTCGCCGTGCTGCCCGTATATCAGCCCTTATTACCGCAATTGGTGTATCGCTTTTCCTGGAATACTTCTCCAGCCTGAGGTTTGTCTTCGGACCGTATTTTCGCGCCTACCCCCGCCCCTTTCCCATTCGTACTTTTACAATTGCCGGTATCACAATTTCCAATATGCAGATTATTGTTCTTGCCGTAGCACTTTTGTTAATGATCGGGCTTACCATCTTTGTTAATCGGACAAAAACCGGACTGGCAATGAGAGCAGTGTCATTTGACCATGATACCGCCCGACTTATGGGGATAAATGTCGACAACATTATTTCCATTACATTCGGAATCGGTGCAGCGCTTGCCGGCGCCGGAGGTGTACTTTATGGCATCGCCTATCCCCAAATTCATCCATTTATGGGCATCATGCCGGGTCTCAAGGCATTTGTTGCCGCAGTACTCGGGGGAATCGGAATCATTCCCGGTGCCTTGCTTGGTGCAATTATTATGGGAATAGTGGAGAAGTTGACCGAAGTTTACATTTCCTCAACCCTCCGTGATGCAGCGGCATTTGGTATCCTGATACTGGTTCTTTTGATCCGTCCAAGTGGAATCTTGGGTAAGAAAAGAGATGAAAAGGTCTAA
- a CDS encoding biopolymer transporter ExbD produces the protein MRRIGLKKATTPNIPTASTADIAFLLIIFFMVSTHFRTEKGLKVNLPKAEMTERILKRRNVAAVWIDATGKMTVNDNLVTPSSITALMTEKVIENPELVVLLQADKDVKYGYVTDVLEALKDARALKVTFATSYGKGGGG, from the coding sequence ATGAGACGGATTGGCTTGAAAAAGGCGACAACTCCCAATATTCCAACTGCCTCGACAGCTGATATTGCATTTCTCCTGATAATATTTTTCATGGTATCAACACATTTCCGAACAGAAAAAGGGCTTAAGGTAAATCTGCCGAAAGCTGAGATGACGGAACGAATACTCAAACGGCGCAATGTTGCTGCGGTATGGATCGATGCTACTGGTAAGATGACGGTTAATGATAATTTGGTGACACCTTCCTCAATAACCGCGTTAATGACTGAAAAGGTGATTGAAAATCCAGAGCTGGTAGTGCTTCTCCAGGCAGACAAGGATGTAAAATACGGATATGTGACCGATGTCCTCGAAGCATTAAAAGATGCCCGAGCATTGAAGGTGACTTTTGCCACCAGTTATGGTAAAGGAGGGGGCGGATGA
- a CDS encoding DUF2723 domain-containing protein, which translates to MTGFRNNQNIPHLLYLLTVPAASLFLYFHTKVPAVGLIDSGELAAGCYLLNILHPTGYPLYIILGRLFSLLPFSSVVHRLTYLSICCSSTGIIFFLLICLREKITPIVTIIIASLLATSPPLWSVSTDVEVYSLTFLLSFLLWLLVELVKDGENTGYLPALSYFAGLTLTNHLTGLWTVTGIITTLVLSRRRKIMHLLPVLLLLFILGLSPYLFLILRAQAQPLLAWGNPVNFEQFWWHISGRQYRVWMFASSPGAVAHNTGQGLMLITQTFGYLLIPIVIYGMIRLFQKKRPLATGLMVTITLCVLYAVNYGIPDIAAYYLPAITALSIFAATGLDALFRHFGKICYIVCVIPLAMLIVNYQYQNQNQNWVAYDQAVNTLESADTGAIIITDWWDVYAPAFYLQEIEKIRTDICIVDKELVRRSWYFNYLEKKYPWLISNSQPEVKEFLPHLQRFEHGQPYDPAAIQASYIKLLRSFFLNNPGRSTYITFPATSSPDAQQLVKGFYVFPHGILFRLQDDSLLPEFDYHRLRVRIPRYGLNERTRLNLARYQIFVQERLRLLENNSRYDEAHALKEWYRKQFANFQ; encoded by the coding sequence ATGACCGGTTTCCGAAACAACCAAAATATACCGCATCTACTTTATTTGTTAACTGTTCCGGCAGCTTCTCTGTTTCTCTATTTCCATACCAAGGTACCGGCAGTTGGCCTGATTGACTCTGGAGAGCTAGCAGCCGGTTGCTATCTTCTTAACATCCTCCACCCCACTGGGTATCCCCTTTATATAATTCTAGGACGGCTCTTCTCCCTGTTGCCGTTCTCAAGCGTAGTTCACCGGCTAACCTATTTGAGTATCTGTTGCTCTTCTACCGGGATCATTTTCTTCCTGCTGATCTGTCTGCGGGAAAAAATCACTCCGATTGTCACAATTATCATTGCCTCACTACTCGCAACCTCACCGCCTCTCTGGAGCGTCAGTACTGACGTTGAGGTTTACAGTTTAACCTTCTTGTTAAGCTTTCTTCTCTGGCTGTTGGTAGAATTAGTAAAAGATGGTGAAAATACCGGCTACTTGCCGGCACTTTCCTATTTCGCCGGATTAACACTAACAAACCATCTTACCGGACTATGGACCGTTACTGGTATAATTACTACCCTTGTCCTCTCCCGGCGTCGCAAAATTATGCATTTGCTGCCGGTGCTGCTATTACTTTTTATTTTGGGTTTGTCACCGTATCTATTTCTCATACTACGAGCCCAGGCTCAACCGCTGCTCGCCTGGGGCAACCCGGTCAATTTTGAGCAGTTCTGGTGGCATATCAGTGGCAGACAGTATCGAGTCTGGATGTTTGCATCATCACCCGGTGCTGTTGCGCACAATACCGGTCAGGGACTGATGCTGATTACTCAAACCTTCGGGTATCTTCTAATTCCGATTGTAATTTACGGTATGATTAGACTCTTCCAGAAAAAAAGACCGCTCGCAACCGGACTGATGGTTACCATCACGCTTTGTGTCCTCTACGCTGTCAACTACGGAATTCCAGATATCGCTGCCTATTATCTGCCGGCTATTACAGCCCTGTCAATATTTGCTGCAACCGGGCTTGATGCTCTCTTCCGCCATTTCGGGAAAATCTGCTATATCGTCTGCGTTATTCCCCTGGCAATGCTCATTGTGAATTATCAGTATCAAAATCAGAATCAGAACTGGGTAGCTTATGACCAAGCGGTGAATACCCTGGAATCAGCCGATACCGGCGCAATAATCATCACTGACTGGTGGGATGTTTACGCGCCCGCCTTCTATCTTCAGGAGATAGAAAAAATCCGCACTGATATCTGTATTGTTGACAAAGAATTGGTCCGACGGTCCTGGTATTTTAATTATCTTGAGAAGAAATACCCCTGGCTCATCAGCAACTCGCAGCCCGAAGTTAAAGAATTTCTTCCTCATCTCCAGAGGTTTGAACACGGTCAACCCTATGACCCGGCAGCAATTCAGGCAAGCTACATCAAACTCCTGCGGAGTTTTTTCCTTAATAACCCGGGCAGATCGACTTACATAACATTCCCGGCAACATCCAGCCCAGATGCTCAACAGCTGGTAAAAGGATTCTATGTCTTCCCTCATGGCATTCTGTTCCGATTGCAAGACGATTCGCTCCTTCCGGAATTTGACTACCATCGACTTCGGGTTCGCATACCACGCTACGGCCTGAATGAACGCACCCGGCTTAATCTTGCACGTTATCAAATCTTTGTTCAGGAACGCCTCCGCCTGCTGGAAAACAACAGTCGCTATGATGAAGCGCACGCACTCAAAGAATGGTATCGTAAGCAGTTCGCTAATTTCCAGTGA
- a CDS encoding MFS transporter codes for MNTPYFIQLLANAGLTAAVVFIPFWASNLGFTHSNIGLLVATYQGSMFFSNLLFGRWADLSDRKKFVVTGLGLSSMVMALHCLAVTPSVLFLIRALIGISAGIFPAALVAYFYSDNCNLGRFSGFGSLGWAAGALIVDFITDRHLFLVAALMLLLTAALAQLRLKPQPAVLHQSFFNLKVFSRNWLIYLTFLLRHLGAFSIWTIFPLYLADLGANRFWVGVIYALNPLAQFLFMNILELVRDAILIRTGLLLSVIVFVAFGLARHFSQVIPVQLALALSWSCLYLGTLKQLLRQNEEKSTASGMLQSVLSLAAVCGALLEGVTGKFGY; via the coding sequence GTGAATACCCCCTACTTCATTCAACTGCTTGCCAACGCCGGGTTGACCGCAGCGGTCGTTTTTATCCCCTTCTGGGCGAGTAACCTTGGTTTCACACACTCAAATATTGGTCTTCTGGTTGCCACCTACCAGGGTTCGATGTTTTTCTCCAATCTGCTCTTTGGCCGCTGGGCAGACCTCAGCGACCGGAAGAAATTTGTCGTCACCGGACTCGGACTTTCTTCCATGGTAATGGCATTGCACTGTCTTGCAGTCACTCCCAGTGTACTCTTCTTAATCCGTGCCCTGATCGGAATTTCAGCCGGCATCTTCCCAGCAGCACTCGTAGCCTATTTCTATTCCGACAACTGTAATCTTGGAAGGTTCAGCGGATTCGGCTCGCTGGGTTGGGCTGCGGGGGCTTTAATCGTCGACTTCATTACCGACCGGCATCTCTTTTTGGTTGCTGCCCTGATGCTGCTTTTGACAGCGGCACTCGCACAATTAAGATTAAAACCGCAACCAGCGGTACTCCACCAGTCGTTCTTTAATTTGAAAGTGTTCTCCCGTAACTGGCTTATCTATCTCACCTTTCTCCTCCGTCACCTTGGCGCCTTCAGCATCTGGACCATCTTTCCACTCTACCTCGCTGACCTCGGTGCCAATCGATTCTGGGTTGGGGTTATTTACGCTCTTAATCCGCTTGCGCAGTTTCTGTTTATGAATATACTTGAACTGGTCCGTGACGCCATTCTCATCCGGACCGGGCTTCTTCTCTCGGTGATTGTATTTGTAGCCTTCGGACTGGCACGGCATTTTTCCCAGGTTATTCCGGTTCAACTGGCACTGGCACTTTCCTGGTCCTGTCTTTATCTCGGAACACTTAAGCAACTTCTGCGACAGAACGAAGAAAAATCAACTGCTTCCGGAATGCTGCAATCAGTATTGAGCTTGGCAGCGGTCTGTGGCGCACTGCTTGAGGGGGTAACCGGAAAATTCGGCTACTAG
- a CDS encoding adenosine-specific kinase gives MEIKAVSIEKPAEANVIIGQAHFIKTVEDLYECLVTAVPSIKFGLAFCEASGPCLIRHAGTDAELEAMAIKNALSIGAGHAFILILGNAFPVNVLNALKQVQEVCTVFCATANPVKVIIAEDESGAGILGIIDGARPRGVEGEQETMERKSFLRRIGYKM, from the coding sequence ATGGAGATTAAGGCTGTATCCATTGAGAAGCCCGCTGAGGCGAATGTGATCATCGGGCAGGCCCATTTCATTAAAACAGTAGAAGATCTTTACGAATGTCTTGTAACGGCGGTCCCGAGCATAAAATTTGGGCTGGCTTTTTGTGAAGCATCAGGGCCCTGTTTAATCCGGCATGCGGGAACAGATGCAGAATTGGAGGCTATGGCGATTAAAAATGCACTTTCGATTGGTGCGGGGCACGCTTTTATTCTGATTCTTGGCAATGCTTTTCCGGTAAATGTTCTTAATGCACTGAAACAAGTTCAGGAAGTTTGTACAGTTTTCTGTGCAACCGCGAATCCGGTTAAGGTTATTATTGCTGAAGATGAATCGGGTGCCGGGATTCTGGGGATAATCGATGGTGCAAGACCTCGTGGGGTGGAAGGAGAACAGGAGACAATGGAACGGAAGAGTTTTCTTCGGAGGATCGGTTACAAGATGTGA
- a CDS encoding MotA/TolQ/ExbB proton channel family protein produces MIQEFKDGGGIMWFLLVCAVLGIALTLERLFTLFIRTRVNVKKFSQKLLQTVDKNGIQAGIELCDQTPSPVAKVLRAALLKAEADRAVMEDAIVRAGATELAFLDRGMALLAGLTTVAPFFGFLGTVTGMIGAFKAIAAVGEVDPTVVSSGIAEALITTKWGLIIAAPLAIVHILFTGKINGYLRDMETASSELIDYLVLKRGACKE; encoded by the coding sequence ATGATACAGGAATTCAAAGACGGCGGCGGAATAATGTGGTTCCTTTTGGTCTGTGCCGTTCTCGGTATCGCTTTAACCTTGGAACGGCTATTTACCCTTTTTATCAGAACAAGGGTAAATGTGAAGAAGTTCAGTCAGAAACTTCTTCAGACAGTAGACAAAAACGGTATCCAGGCAGGGATTGAATTATGTGATCAGACACCGAGTCCGGTAGCCAAGGTGCTGCGTGCTGCGTTGCTCAAGGCGGAAGCAGACCGGGCGGTAATGGAGGATGCCATCGTTCGTGCAGGGGCTACTGAACTGGCGTTTCTTGACCGGGGTATGGCATTACTCGCTGGTTTGACAACTGTGGCTCCATTTTTTGGATTCTTGGGGACGGTCACGGGAATGATCGGTGCTTTCAAGGCGATTGCAGCAGTAGGTGAGGTCGATCCAACAGTAGTATCAAGCGGTATTGCTGAAGCACTTATTACAACTAAGTGGGGGTTAATAATTGCAGCACCGTTAGCAATCGTTCACATTCTATTTACCGGTAAGATCAACGGCTATCTCCGGGATATGGAAACCGCTTCCAGTGAGCTGATTGATTATCTCGTGCTCAAACGCGGTGCCTGCAAGGAGTAG
- a CDS encoding ABC transporter ATP-binding protein, with the protein MNECLLQITELTKKFGGLVAVKDFSLSLKSNSLTGIIGPNGAGKTTVFNLITGMITPTSGKILFQNRNIVGMKPFEVYRLGITRTFQNIRLFPNLTVLDNVRVACHYCTKAGLFGSIFRTTTFHQEEKKLTDKSLTLLTLVGLENRKYEFARNLPYGEQRRLEIARALIAEPKLLLLDEPAAGMNPAEVIRLMDLIHFIREKFALTILLIEHQMRVVMSICEEIVVMDFGEIIARGKPQDVQNDPKVIEAYLGKAGP; encoded by the coding sequence ATGAACGAATGCCTGCTCCAGATCACTGAACTTACGAAAAAGTTTGGCGGCTTGGTTGCAGTAAAGGATTTCAGTTTATCACTCAAATCTAATTCATTGACCGGAATTATCGGTCCTAATGGAGCCGGAAAAACAACTGTATTCAACTTGATTACCGGCATGATAACACCTACCAGCGGGAAAATTCTATTTCAAAACCGCAATATAGTCGGCATGAAACCATTTGAGGTTTACCGTCTCGGTATTACCCGCACATTTCAGAACATCCGTCTTTTCCCTAATCTGACCGTGCTTGATAATGTCCGGGTTGCCTGCCACTACTGCACAAAAGCAGGATTATTTGGTTCGATTTTCCGAACGACCACCTTCCATCAAGAAGAAAAAAAGCTCACCGATAAATCCCTCACCCTCCTGACTCTGGTGGGACTGGAAAACCGGAAATATGAATTTGCACGCAACCTTCCCTATGGCGAACAGCGCCGGCTCGAAATCGCCCGCGCCCTGATCGCTGAGCCGAAATTGTTACTATTGGATGAGCCGGCAGCCGGAATGAATCCGGCAGAAGTAATTCGCCTGATGGACCTTATCCATTTCATCCGGGAGAAGTTCGCCCTGACAATTCTCCTGATTGAACATCAGATGCGCGTAGTAATGAGTATCTGTGAAGAGATCGTCGTAATGGACTTCGGGGAGATAATTGCCCGGGGGAAACCGCAGGACGTACAGAACGACCCGAAAGTAATCGAAGCGTATCTCGGGAAAGCGGGACCTTAG
- a CDS encoding ABC transporter ATP-binding protein, with product MLTVSNLTVAYGAISVLREITFTVEKGEIVTLIGANGAGKTTTLKCISGLIKPRRGEILFEGEKIDRLPAHQITKMGIVQVPEGRRPFVDLTVRENLLLGAFNRPKNEIPVALERIFTSFPRLRERLHQRAGTLSGGELQMMAMARGLIANPKLLMLDEPSMGLSPLLVREIFSIIREINQGGTSILLVEQNAFMALEVAHRAYVLETGRIVLSGTASDLIKHPKVKAAYLGE from the coding sequence ATGTTAACTGTTAGTAACCTCACGGTAGCTTACGGAGCAATCAGCGTACTTCGTGAAATTACATTTACTGTAGAAAAAGGTGAAATCGTAACCTTAATCGGTGCTAACGGTGCAGGGAAAACTACAACTTTGAAATGCATCTCCGGACTGATCAAACCACGCCGAGGAGAAATACTGTTTGAAGGGGAAAAAATTGATCGGCTGCCAGCGCATCAAATCACTAAAATGGGAATAGTGCAGGTCCCAGAGGGAAGAAGACCTTTCGTTGATCTCACAGTTCGGGAAAACCTGTTGCTTGGTGCCTTCAACCGGCCGAAGAACGAAATCCCCGTTGCTCTTGAGCGCATCTTTACTTCATTCCCGCGACTCAGAGAGCGACTCCACCAGCGTGCCGGTACCCTTTCTGGCGGCGAACTGCAGATGATGGCAATGGCACGAGGGTTGATCGCCAACCCAAAATTGCTGATGCTCGATGAACCCTCAATGGGGCTTTCTCCTTTACTGGTTCGGGAAATTTTCTCAATTATCAGAGAAATCAACCAAGGGGGAACTTCAATTCTGCTGGTTGAACAGAACGCCTTTATGGCACTTGAAGTAGCCCACCGTGCGTATGTTCTTGAAACCGGCAGGATTGTTCTCTCCGGCACAGCTTCAGACTTAATCAAACACCCCAAGGTCAAAGCCGCCTATCTCGGTGAATGA
- a CDS encoding biopolymer transporter ExbD encodes MPLSLRPRSRSSVEPNIPTASMGDIAFLIIIFFMTTSIFSREKGLKIVLPEKGAETKIKSENILTVAVNQTGQVLIGDRVVNIPEVSTLVREELDKNPELAVALRVSRKAPYQTMIEVFDQLKVAKAERISLMPVQEEEGGGQ; translated from the coding sequence ATGCCACTTAGTCTGCGGCCCAGAAGCAGAAGTTCAGTTGAACCCAATATTCCCACTGCTTCCATGGGCGACATTGCGTTTCTCATCATTATCTTTTTTATGACCACGAGTATCTTCAGCCGCGAGAAAGGTTTAAAGATTGTCCTTCCTGAGAAGGGAGCGGAAACTAAAATAAAATCAGAGAATATCCTCACTGTGGCGGTTAATCAGACTGGTCAGGTGCTAATTGGTGATCGGGTGGTAAATATTCCTGAAGTCAGCACACTGGTCCGCGAGGAATTAGACAAGAATCCGGAGCTGGCAGTCGCACTTAGAGTAAGTCGTAAGGCACCTTATCAGACGATGATCGAAGTTTTCGATCAATTGAAGGTGGCTAAGGCAGAACGGATCAGTTTGATGCCGGTTCAGGAAGAAGAGGGTGGTGGGCAATGA
- a CDS encoding branched-chain amino acid ABC transporter permease has protein sequence MKRSNFFYLFKPESTALILSLIIFTIIEALIITRVINPYIQTILSLAGIVAISALGLNLIYGYSGQFSLGHAAFYGIGAYTSALVTCLIPKTGLLIFLLGLAAGVITSGIIALLIGLPILRLKSDYLGIATLGFGMIMNVLFKNSHKVIAIMGGASGMRGIAKLTSFPWVFCFLLLAVILLRNLVYSGFGRALLSIREDELASESVGINATKYKTISFVIGCMLAGLAGGLYAHLYSYLNPDNFDFLKSIDVLLIVVIGGMGSISGTVLAAIGWALLLEGLRIILPSGIQEWRMVVYPLLLIIFMLVRPSGAMGGTEFNFLKPEEYRR, from the coding sequence ATGAAAAGGTCTAATTTCTTCTATTTATTTAAACCCGAGAGCACCGCACTCATCCTGTCGCTAATCATATTCACAATCATAGAAGCACTTATTATCACACGTGTAATCAACCCCTACATTCAAACAATTCTGTCACTTGCCGGTATCGTGGCAATTTCTGCCCTTGGCCTCAACCTCATCTACGGATATTCGGGGCAGTTTTCTCTGGGACATGCAGCATTTTACGGCATCGGTGCCTACACCTCAGCGCTTGTAACTTGTTTAATCCCTAAAACCGGATTGTTGATTTTCCTGCTGGGGTTAGCTGCCGGTGTTATCACCAGCGGGATAATTGCTTTATTAATCGGTCTCCCCATATTGCGCCTGAAATCCGATTATCTGGGAATTGCCACCCTCGGTTTCGGGATGATTATGAATGTACTGTTTAAAAATTCCCACAAGGTAATTGCGATTATGGGAGGCGCCTCGGGAATGCGCGGGATTGCCAAATTAACATCCTTCCCCTGGGTTTTCTGTTTTCTGTTGCTGGCGGTAATCCTCTTGCGCAATCTTGTTTACTCGGGTTTTGGCCGGGCTCTGCTATCAATACGGGAAGATGAACTGGCCTCCGAATCAGTCGGAATAAACGCTACAAAATACAAGACCATCAGTTTTGTCATCGGCTGTATGCTTGCCGGTCTTGCCGGCGGACTATATGCTCATCTGTATAGTTATCTTAATCCGGACAATTTTGATTTTCTGAAATCAATTGATGTTTTACTGATCGTCGTCATCGGAGGAATGGGATCAATCTCGGGAACGGTACTGGCAGCAATTGGCTGGGCGCTGTTACTGGAAGGACTGCGAATTATTCTTCCTTCCGGAATCCAAGAATGGCGAATGGTCGTCTATCCCCTGTTGCTAATTATATTCATGCTCGTTAGACCCTCAGGTGCAATGGGAGGGACCGAATTCAATTTTCTCAAACCGGAAGAATACCGGCGATGA
- a CDS encoding EamA family transporter — MDYRLLSFLTFLLWGIWGFMTKILTRDIAAETVAFWSTLASVIPILLYTLAAGTMQWVRSAPLAVLSGLAAGIATVCFYMALKSGPASVVLPLTGMYIIIPAVLGYILLKEPVTVRHIVGLGFAVLAVIFLSR; from the coding sequence ATGGATTACCGGTTACTTTCGTTTCTGACGTTTCTGCTTTGGGGGATATGGGGATTTATGACCAAAATTCTCACAAGAGATATCGCAGCCGAAACCGTAGCCTTCTGGTCAACGCTGGCAAGTGTGATTCCCATTCTGCTTTATACGCTGGCCGCGGGCACGATGCAGTGGGTCAGATCTGCGCCGCTGGCAGTGCTGTCCGGGCTGGCTGCCGGTATTGCAACGGTATGTTTTTACATGGCGCTGAAGAGCGGGCCGGCATCGGTAGTTTTACCATTGACCGGGATGTATATTATCATTCCTGCAGTTCTGGGATATATTCTGTTGAAGGAACCGGTAACTGTAAGACACATCGTTGGTCTGGGATTTGCTGTGCTGGCAGTTATTTTTCTTTCCCGTTAG
- a CDS encoding TonB family protein, whose amino-acid sequence MSNRMGNIASLEWEEKYYAVAIRLGLIASLVIIIAAFLFLPKEFLVKPYQLRRSVEMVMEALPPELEKIAEPPKAAKPSVPVAAASEQEVEASTVEATTFTEVTRKVDETEIPIVPFWKVEKKPEPVSIPKPVYPDLARNAGIEGRCVVEALVDVDGSVIDAKIIKSSGNQSLDAAAIEAAFKAKFTPAMQRDKPVRVWVSIPYQFTLQ is encoded by the coding sequence ATGAGTAATCGAATGGGAAACATTGCTTCTCTTGAATGGGAAGAAAAGTATTATGCAGTGGCAATCAGACTGGGTTTAATTGCCTCGCTGGTAATCATCATTGCTGCCTTTCTTTTTCTCCCTAAAGAGTTCTTGGTTAAGCCTTATCAGCTGCGTCGTTCGGTCGAGATGGTGATGGAAGCTCTGCCTCCAGAGCTTGAGAAGATAGCTGAGCCTCCGAAAGCGGCTAAACCGTCGGTTCCGGTAGCTGCAGCCAGCGAACAGGAAGTTGAAGCATCTACGGTTGAGGCGACTACGTTTACCGAAGTTACGCGGAAAGTGGATGAAACAGAGATTCCCATTGTTCCCTTCTGGAAAGTGGAGAAAAAACCTGAGCCAGTGAGCATTCCTAAACCTGTTTATCCCGATCTTGCGCGTAATGCAGGTATTGAAGGCAGATGTGTGGTGGAGGCACTGGTAGACGTTGATGGATCGGTCATCGATGCTAAAATTATCAAGAGTTCGGGAAATCAGTCCTTGGATGCAGCGGCAATAGAAGCTGCTTTCAAGGCAAAGTTCACTCCGGCAATGCAGCGGGATAAGCCGGTGAGGGTTTGGGTGTCAATTCCCTACCAGTTTACGCTGCAGTAA